In Humulus lupulus chromosome 6, drHumLupu1.1, whole genome shotgun sequence, a single genomic region encodes these proteins:
- the LOC133782538 gene encoding uncharacterized protein LOC133782538: MRIYHSSNLLLLVWLSFSILPLSLSSTSSSSSSSSLPSDIHDLLRSKGLPAGLFPKEVKSYTLSDEGQLEVILHGPCLTKFENRVFYDAVLRANLSYGSLMGVEGLTQEELFLWLPVKDIIVKDPKSGLIVFDIVVAHKQLSLSLFEDPPSCNPQGVLKNNLWKGRGIEALRYKAYK, translated from the exons ATGAGGATCTACCACTCcagtaatcttcttcttcttgtatGGCTTTCTTTCTCTATACTACCTCTCTCACTCTCCTCcacctcatcatcatcatcatcatcatcactgcCGTCCGACATACATGATCTTCTCCGGTCAAAAGGGTTACCGGCGGGTCTCTTCCCTAAGGAGGTAAAGTCGTACACCCTCTCCGACGAAGGGCAGCTAGAAGTGATCCTCCATGGACCTTGCTTGACCAAGTTTGAGAATAGAGTGTTCTACGACGCCGTTTTGAGGGCTAACCTCAGTTATGGAAGTCTCATGGGAGTTGAGGGTTTGACTCAAGAAGAGCTCTTTCTATGGTTACCAGTCAAAGACATCATCGTTAAAGACCCTAAATCAGGTCTTATAGTGTTTGACATTGTTGTTGCTCACAAACAACTCTCTCTGTCACTCTTCGAAGATCCTCCCAGCTGTAACCCCCAAG GTGTTTTGAAGAATAATTTGTGGAAAGGAAGAGGAATTGAGGCTCTGagatataaagcatataaataa